One genomic region from Cardinium endosymbiont of Dermatophagoides farinae encodes:
- a CDS encoding DUF6314 family protein has protein sequence MPLEIGFAEGLLFYRLHLLDGQLNGAHLCIQDRYLSNYIFEADRLHIMYQVDGPLKCYRITSVYTRMSYKEVTRPSAKSYF, from the coding sequence TTGCCATTAGAAATAGGTTTTGCAGAAGGGCTATTGTTTTATAGATTACATCTACTAGATGGTCAACTCAATGGTGCACATCTATGCATTCAAGATAGATACCTATCAAACTATATTTTTGAAGCGGATAGATTGCATATCATGTATCAGGTTGATGGCCCATTAAAATGTTATCGCATAACAAGTGTATATACACGCATGTCTTATAAAGAAGTAACTAGACCTTCTGCAAAAAGCTATTTCTAA
- a CDS encoding C2H2-type zinc finger protein produces MKEIKCNYCNKTFSQSGNLRRHQRVVHTGEKPYKCNTCGQAFSQSNSLRIHQRVHTGAQPYTCNTCGKASSQLADLKKHQRVHTGEKPYKCNTCGKTFSQSSNLHVHQRVHTGEKPYKCNTCGKTFNQPHTLRTHERTHTGEKPYKCNMCKKTFRQSNALKKHIKIPHRREIVQM; encoded by the coding sequence ATAAAGGAAATTAAATGTAATTATTGTAATAAAACATTCAGCCAGTCAGGTAACTTGCGCAGACACCAAAGGGTGGTCCACACAGGAGAGAAACCCTACAAATGCAATACGTGTGGGCAAGCATTCAGCCAATCAAATAGTTTACGCATACATCAAAGGGTCCACACAGGAGCGCAACCGTATACATGCAATACGTGTGGGAAGGCATCCAGCCAGTTAGCTGACTTAAAAAAACATCAAAGGGTCCATACAGGCGAGAAACCCTACAAATGTAATACGTGTGGGAAAACATTCAGCCAGTCAAGTAACCTACACGTACATCAAAGGGTCCACACAGGAGAGAAACCCTACAAATGCAATACGTGTGGAAAAACATTCAACCAGCCACATACCTTACGCACACATGAAAGGACCCACACAGGAGAGAAACCCTACAAATGTAATATGTGTAAAAAAACATTCAGGCAGTCAAATGCCTTAAAAAAGCATATCAAAATTCCACACAGAAGAGAAATCGTACAAATGTGA
- a CDS encoding DUF6314 family protein has protein sequence MQPKTLKEAFDFFPGVWKIARRITAKIPQQNAIAHGYGFFIASTPHLILYSEKVAIHYFNTTHIGRQQYQYRYDIAKSSLSKHFHDGRLDLLQNLFVISSF, from the coding sequence ATGCAACCAAAGACGCTAAAGGAAGCATTTGATTTTTTCCCAGGTGTATGGAAAATAGCTAGGCGTATAACCGCAAAGATTCCGCAGCAAAATGCTATAGCGCATGGCTATGGATTTTTTATAGCATCAACCCCTCATTTAATACTATATTCAGAAAAAGTTGCCATACACTACTTCAATACTACGCATATAGGCAGGCAACAGTATCAATATAGATACGATATAGCTAAGTCTTCTTTATCTAAACACTTTCATGACGGAAGATTAGACCTTCTTCAAAACCTATTTGTGATCAGCAGTTTTTAG